The DNA segment TCCTGCCCGTCGAACTCCGGCATCGACGAGCCGGACTTGCCGAAGCCGCGCAGGTCGACGGTGACGACGGTGTACCGGTCGCGGAGCGCGGCGACCTGCTGCCACCAGGCGGCGTGGTGGCCGCCGGAGCCGTGCACGAAGAGGATCGCGGGCCCGGCGCCGTGCCGTTCGTAGTAGATCTCGGTGCCGTCGGAGGAATGGACAACAGGCATCAGGCGGGCCGCTTTCCGTGGTGGACGAGCTCGATCATGGTGTGGTCGGGGTCGTGGATGTAGCAGAACTTCGACTGGTTCTCCGGGCGTTCGATGGGCCGGGTGTGCCGGATGCCGAGTTCCCGGAGATGCGCGAGGAAACCGTCCCAGTCCTCCACCTCGATGGCGAAGTGGTAGGGCGCCATCCGGTCCATCTCCTCGACCGGCGTGAAGTGCAGGTCGAAGTTGCCGCGCGTCATCAAGACCACCCGGGTGTTGCTCTTCGGCGTGATCGCCTTGAGCCCGAACACCTTCGCGTACCACTGGATCGTGCGCTCCGGATCGGTGGTCGGGAAGTTCACGTGGTGGATGTACTTCGGTGCGTTGCTCATGATTCCTCCAGGACGGGGTTGGAGAGTGCGCCGATCCCGCTGATCTCGATGTCGACGGTGCTGCCGGGCTCCAGCTGGACGGTGCTGTCAGCACCCATCCAGAGGACGTCGCCGGGATGCAGGGTGATGTATTTCGTGGTCTCGACGATGTAGTCGAACGGGTCGAAGATCATGTCGCCGGTCGCGA comes from the Actinoplanes sp. OR16 genome and includes:
- a CDS encoding VOC family protein, with amino-acid sequence MSNAPKYIHHVNFPTTDPERTIQWYAKVFGLKAITPKSNTRVVLMTRGNFDLHFTPVEEMDRMAPYHFAIEVEDWDGFLAHLRELGIRHTRPIERPENQSKFCYIHDPDHTMIELVHHGKRPA